One window of the Spirochaetia bacterium 38H-sp genome contains the following:
- a CDS encoding ABC transporter ATP-binding protein, producing MERILDVRELSISFGGLRAVDDFSLELKKGELVGLIGPNGAGKTTVFNMLSGIYAPTEGRIFFAAAGTMQDITGLPSHKIARMGIARTFQNIRLLKQRTVLENVLVSFHHSLRYNIVDALFRTGRYYQEEKTMKEEALELLSTFGIADKAEEQAQNLPYGEQRKLEIVRALAVHPSLLLLDEPAAGMNPQETKALMEIINFIHREFDLTVLLIEHDMNLVMNVCQRLIVLDYGKIIAKGLPEEIKANPDVIKAYLGEEV from the coding sequence GTGGAAAGGATTCTGGATGTAAGAGAGCTTTCTATATCTTTTGGAGGATTAAGAGCTGTTGATGATTTTTCCCTTGAGCTCAAAAAAGGAGAGCTTGTGGGGCTTATAGGTCCCAATGGTGCTGGAAAAACAACGGTTTTCAATATGCTTTCTGGTATTTATGCTCCTACTGAGGGTAGAATTTTTTTTGCAGCCGCAGGCACAATGCAGGATATAACCGGACTTCCTTCTCATAAGATAGCACGCATGGGTATTGCAAGAACTTTTCAGAATATAAGATTGCTCAAACAGAGAACAGTTTTGGAAAATGTTCTTGTGTCTTTCCATCATTCTCTGAGATATAATATTGTAGATGCTCTTTTTAGAACAGGAAGATATTATCAAGAAGAAAAGACTATGAAAGAAGAAGCACTTGAGCTTCTTTCTACTTTTGGCATAGCTGACAAAGCAGAAGAACAGGCGCAAAACCTACCTTACGGGGAACAAAGGAAGCTAGAAATTGTAAGAGCTTTGGCTGTTCATCCCTCTCTTCTGCTTCTTGATGAGCCTGCAGCAGGTATGAACCCCCAGGAAACAAAAGCTCTGATGGAGATCATCAATTTTATACACAGAGAGTTTGATCTGACGGTTCTTCTCATAGAGCATGATATGAACCTTGTTATGAATGTTTGTCAGCGGCTTATTGTTTTGGATTACGGTAAAATCATTGCAAAAGGACTACCGGAAGAAATAAAGGCTAATCCCGATGTTATCAAGGCCTATCTTGGAGAGGAGGTGTGA
- a CDS encoding branched-chain amino acid ABC transporter permease produces the protein MQKGHVQAVQLAIIGLIFPLVLSVLVNARITSLYIAQIVTLAGINVIMALGLNLITGFTGQLAIGHAGFMAVGAYSTALFMMHLNIPPVFAIILGAIVSGFIGWLIAIPTFRLRGDYLAIVTLAFGEVIRVIIINLPKLTGGAAGLKGIPAFAQGRYLKQIVAMDVVFVFMILVIAFMYVFIKSSYGRALIAIRDDEIAASSMGISAQRYKIMAFTISAAIAGIGGGLYAPFFGYLSPQGFTFLRSVEILIIVVFGGMGSITGTVIAAFLLTGLQEGLRFLKDYRMVIYPLLLIIMMLFRPQGLFGEKEFSIISFIKRVFSGKNAVKKADSGKE, from the coding sequence ATGCAAAAGGGTCATGTTCAGGCTGTTCAGCTTGCTATTATAGGTTTGATTTTCCCTCTGGTTCTTTCTGTTCTTGTTAATGCCAGAATCACAAGTTTGTATATTGCTCAGATTGTTACTCTTGCCGGTATCAATGTTATAATGGCTCTGGGTCTCAATCTGATAACAGGTTTTACTGGTCAGCTTGCAATAGGTCATGCGGGTTTTATGGCTGTTGGTGCGTACTCCACTGCTCTTTTTATGATGCACCTCAATATACCTCCTGTTTTTGCAATAATACTGGGTGCTATTGTATCTGGTTTCATAGGATGGCTCATAGCAATACCTACCTTCCGTCTCAGAGGAGATTATCTTGCTATAGTTACTTTAGCCTTTGGAGAGGTTATAAGAGTTATAATAATCAATCTCCCCAAGCTTACAGGAGGAGCTGCCGGTCTCAAAGGGATTCCTGCTTTTGCACAGGGAAGATACCTAAAGCAGATTGTTGCGATGGATGTTGTTTTTGTCTTTATGATACTTGTGATTGCCTTTATGTATGTGTTTATCAAATCCTCTTACGGAAGAGCTCTCATAGCTATAAGAGATGATGAGATTGCCGCATCAAGTATGGGGATAAGTGCCCAGAGATATAAGATAATGGCCTTCACTATTTCTGCTGCCATTGCAGGAATAGGTGGCGGACTCTATGCGCCTTTCTTTGGATATTTGTCTCCTCAGGGTTTTACTTTTTTAAGATCTGTTGAGATTCTTATTATAGTCGTATTTGGAGGGATGGGGAGCATCACAGGGACTGTTATAGCGGCTTTTCTTCTTACAGGTCTGCAGGAGGGGCTCAGATTTTTAAAAGATTACAGAATGGTGATATATCCGCTTCTTCTGATAATTATGATGCTTTTTAGGCCTCAGGGGCTTTTTGGCGAAAAGGAATTTTCTATCATATCCTTTATAAAACGAGTCTTCTCTGGAAAAAATGCCGTAAAAAAAGCGGATAGTGGCAAGGAGTGA
- a CDS encoding branched-chain amino acid ABC transporter permease, which produces MEQFFQQTINGVALGGVYALIAIGYTMIYGIIKLINFAHGDILMLGAFFAYFVLRVTGPTPEGIILAFVVSMTGCAILGITIERLAYKPLRTAPRINALITAIGVSLLIENVARVLPFIGPDYRTFPVASFEPLRFAGIVINPLQLIVLIVALVLMAVLTYIVDYTKVGKAMRAVSFDKQASALMGINVNRIISFTFALGSMMAAAAGILYSFSYPLIEPNMGIIPGLKAFVAAVLGGIGSIPGAMIGGFIMGLAETYTKGYISSQMADAIAFGILIVILLVKPTGLLGKKISEKV; this is translated from the coding sequence ATGGAGCAGTTTTTTCAACAGACCATCAATGGTGTGGCACTTGGGGGTGTATATGCTCTTATAGCCATTGGTTATACGATGATATACGGCATAATAAAGCTAATCAATTTTGCGCACGGCGATATATTGATGCTGGGAGCTTTTTTTGCATACTTTGTGTTGAGAGTGACAGGGCCTACTCCAGAAGGAATTATTCTGGCTTTTGTTGTGTCCATGACAGGATGTGCTATTCTCGGGATAACAATAGAGAGATTAGCATATAAGCCTCTTAGAACTGCGCCCAGAATCAATGCTCTCATAACAGCGATAGGTGTAAGCCTCTTAATAGAAAATGTTGCAAGGGTTTTGCCTTTTATAGGACCTGATTATAGAACTTTTCCTGTTGCAAGCTTTGAGCCTCTCAGGTTTGCAGGCATTGTAATAAATCCGCTACAGCTTATAGTTCTTATTGTTGCCCTTGTACTTATGGCTGTTCTGACCTACATTGTGGATTACACAAAGGTTGGAAAAGCTATGAGAGCTGTTTCCTTTGATAAACAGGCAAGTGCCCTTATGGGCATAAACGTCAACAGGATAATTTCTTTTACTTTTGCACTTGGTTCCATGATGGCTGCAGCAGCGGGTATTCTGTATTCTTTTTCCTATCCCCTGATAGAACCCAATATGGGGATAATCCCTGGTCTTAAGGCCTTTGTTGCTGCTGTCCTTGGGGGTATAGGCAGTATACCTGGAGCAATGATTGGTGGTTTTATAATGGGGCTTGCTGAGACTTATACCAAAGGCTATATAAGCTCTCAGATGGCTGATGCCATAGCCTTTGGTATTCTTATAGTGATACTGCTTGTAAAGCCTACAGGGCTTCTTGGCAAAAAGATAAGCGAAAAGGTGTAA
- a CDS encoding ABC transporter substrate-binding protein, which produces MKKVLVTAIVFLLAALVFAGCSQKSDVIKVGVIMPQSGNLTTYGVDTTNAIRMAAEEYNSMTKGSKIKLIVEDDEGNPEKTKAAYLKLVTQDEVAAIVGPLTSNCALAVVDSAQSDGVPLITPTATNDKVTEAGDFIFRSCFIDSFQGYVVAKFAKETLSAKKAAVLYDVSNDYSSGIANNFKQSFSAMGGEIVAFESYQSGDKDFNAQITKIAATNPDVLFVPDYYNTVSLIAKQVRSQGIMVPMLGADGWDGIQEVAGAELAPGYFSNHYSPDSDDADVKAFVEAYQKKYDKVPSALAALGYDAMKILAAAIEKANSTDAEAIKKALAETNGKFVTGQVSFDEKHNPIKSAVINEVVPEGDKLVIKYKTTVNP; this is translated from the coding sequence ATGAAGAAGGTGCTTGTTACAGCTATTGTCTTTCTGTTGGCAGCGCTTGTTTTTGCAGGTTGCTCTCAGAAGTCTGATGTTATCAAAGTAGGTGTTATAATGCCGCAGAGCGGTAATCTTACTACTTATGGTGTGGATACAACCAATGCTATCAGAATGGCCGCAGAAGAGTACAATAGTATGACAAAGGGCTCCAAGATCAAACTTATAGTAGAGGATGACGAGGGTAATCCCGAGAAGACCAAGGCAGCTTATCTTAAGCTTGTTACTCAGGATGAGGTTGCTGCTATAGTGGGTCCTCTTACTTCCAACTGTGCTCTTGCAGTTGTTGACTCCGCTCAGTCAGATGGTGTTCCCCTAATAACTCCTACAGCTACCAATGACAAGGTAACAGAGGCAGGAGATTTTATATTCCGCTCGTGTTTTATCGATTCTTTCCAGGGATATGTTGTTGCAAAGTTTGCCAAGGAAACTCTTTCTGCAAAGAAGGCAGCTGTTCTTTATGATGTAAGTAATGACTATTCATCGGGAATTGCCAACAACTTTAAACAGTCTTTTTCTGCTATGGGTGGTGAGATTGTTGCTTTTGAATCTTATCAGTCCGGCGATAAAGATTTTAATGCACAGATTACAAAGATAGCAGCAACTAATCCGGATGTGCTGTTTGTGCCCGATTATTACAATACTGTTTCTCTTATAGCAAAGCAGGTCCGTTCTCAGGGTATAATGGTTCCCATGCTTGGTGCGGACGGTTGGGATGGAATACAGGAAGTAGCAGGAGCAGAGCTTGCTCCCGGATATTTTTCCAACCACTATTCTCCTGATTCCGATGATGCCGATGTCAAGGCTTTTGTAGAAGCTTACCAGAAAAAGTATGACAAGGTTCCCAGTGCGCTTGCCGCTCTTGGCTATGATGCTATGAAGATTCTTGCTGCTGCAATAGAAAAGGCAAATTCTACAGATGCAGAGGCAATAAAGAAAGCTCTTGCAGAAACTAATGGCAAGTTTGTAACAGGTCAGGTTTCTTTTGACGAGAAACACAATCCTATTAAGTCCGCTGTGATTAACGAGGTGGTTCCAGAGGGCGACAAACTTGTGATAAAGTATAAGACAACAGTTAATCCGTAA
- a CDS encoding carbohydrate kinase family protein: MPSINGTGCCLLDYICQTDISEPELSALTSQETGDGGIVPEGLVLMEELSAFSGKTEEEIRSLIIRKASSVTSNLGGVGIVPLIHVRQMLAEESDKIGFCQFYGMDKTGETLVKYLEYYNIDTTCFRKKEGYSPETLVLSKGEKRSFISRLGVAAKIKAEDIDKSFYKADVLVYGATALSPLLHADLDSLLKKSRDNGAINFVLTVHDFFSEKWSPGRPWNMGKSTKTYSLIDILIGNREEAMGLTGEKNFDKSVERLKDWGVKNMIFTSGAEPVYYYVNPPLFKNKEEGYFPVPQLSSIITELNLENTDGDSTGCGDNFAGGIIYSIYKETKESGNKNGFDIHNALLHGAASGILSCTYKGGVYKENMVGEKKSLIEKIIRLIKEKQKTP, translated from the coding sequence ATGCCTTCTATAAACGGAACCGGATGCTGCCTCCTGGATTATATCTGTCAGACAGATATCTCAGAGCCGGAGCTCAGTGCCCTTACCAGCCAAGAGACAGGAGACGGTGGGATTGTGCCAGAGGGACTTGTTCTTATGGAGGAACTAAGTGCCTTCTCGGGGAAAACAGAGGAAGAGATAAGAAGCCTTATCATACGCAAGGCAAGCTCGGTTACGAGCAATCTTGGAGGAGTAGGGATTGTCCCACTGATACACGTGAGACAAATGCTTGCAGAAGAAAGCGATAAAATAGGTTTTTGCCAGTTTTACGGCATGGATAAAACAGGAGAAACTCTTGTAAAATATCTGGAATACTACAATATAGATACCACATGTTTCAGGAAAAAAGAAGGATACAGTCCTGAGACTTTGGTGTTGTCTAAAGGCGAGAAACGTTCTTTTATCTCAAGGCTGGGTGTTGCAGCAAAGATAAAGGCAGAGGATATAGACAAATCTTTTTATAAGGCGGATGTGCTTGTTTACGGAGCAACTGCTCTTAGCCCGCTTTTGCATGCGGACTTGGACAGTCTTTTAAAAAAATCACGGGATAATGGAGCAATAAACTTTGTTCTTACAGTACACGATTTTTTCAGCGAAAAATGGTCACCAGGAAGACCATGGAACATGGGAAAGTCCACAAAGACCTACAGTCTCATTGACATCCTTATTGGCAACAGAGAAGAGGCTATGGGACTCACGGGAGAAAAAAACTTTGATAAATCAGTAGAAAGGCTAAAGGATTGGGGGGTAAAAAACATGATTTTTACTTCAGGAGCAGAACCTGTGTATTATTATGTAAATCCGCCTCTTTTTAAAAACAAAGAAGAGGGTTATTTCCCTGTACCACAGCTTTCTTCTATTATTACAGAGCTCAACCTGGAGAATACAGACGGCGATTCCACAGGCTGCGGCGATAATTTTGCAGGCGGAATAATATATTCTATATATAAGGAGACAAAGGAGAGTGGTAATAAAAACGGATTTGATATTCATAATGCACTTTTGCACGGAGCAGCATCAGGTATCCTAAGCTGCACATACAAAGGCGGGGTCTATAAAGAAAATATGGTCGGAGAAAAAAAGTCTTTGATAGAAAAAATAATAAGGCTAATAAAAGAAAAGCAAAAGACGCCATAG